A single window of Granulicella mallensis MP5ACTX8 DNA harbors:
- a CDS encoding TonB-dependent receptor produces MKKLFFAASFAALAFSHAFAETVCHGTTLTGIVRDSTLALIPGAMITLDGNQNAESGSDGSFRFTCIGDGSHRLSVNVEGFEKRDLTLTTPHGGQVDFVLKPEAVESEVDVSADGGPSVSVTSAGPSQTLSGKRLQSLADDPDDLLRELQQMAAAGGGSPGNSTISIDGFQGGGDGNTTLPPKSSIAYIKVNPDLFSAEYRSPPFGGGHIEVYTKPGLSAYHGALFATNGSPWMNARDPFSTSKASLGKQRYGFEFTGPIFRKGSDFSMTLEHRSIDNFAVVNAVTIDGAGNQSSIVQNVAAPQRLWVGTARTDWQLGPKNTFIATFNSYLNHLENVGVGGASLAETGYDQEKYDHTLRFTDVTTISPKLMHEARLGIEWDGNNDAPNSTAPQVQVAGAFTGGGSTAGPVRDHELDIEGDDDVILTTTNHLMKFGFQAEILDEHLRLTTNFNGTYTFGGGTVPGQAVALTGLQQYSLALSGQPNGSPTDYSNVAGNPEVDLVQTRFAPFFQDDWKVRPNLHIAYGVRYYTQTDPKVVDSLTPRLGVAWSPDKKSTWTLHSHAGLFADRFFAHTYAEILRMDGVQRVTSTIYNPTCTGIFNPATCNPFNGATPIHSIRTVAPSFPNTFYSIENIGFTHTLPHGWNLSGDYHIAQIWHATRSENINSPLNNSPTGPRPGAANLNVLQMQGTGRGYGNVEFAGLEQHSLKHVQLFMGAVRVQIIDDNDGNSNNGNSEFSTPQTTGSNAGEYARSTGNGLWNVFGNATFSLPEKIQLSGNFNASGDAPYNITTGFDNNGDGNFNDRPQYAAPGTPGAISTPYGLLVASGGKGVFPRNKGTMPWTFYLDSNLERTFTLTHNPKAEHQQTLQVNIRSSNLLNHTNVTQVGGVLGSPQFGVPYAADNGRRVEGGVRYSF; encoded by the coding sequence ATGAAAAAATTATTTTTCGCCGCGAGCTTTGCGGCGCTTGCGTTCTCGCACGCCTTTGCGGAAACGGTCTGCCACGGAACGACTCTCACCGGTATCGTGCGCGACAGCACGCTTGCGCTCATTCCCGGCGCGATGATTACTCTGGATGGCAACCAGAATGCTGAGAGCGGCTCCGACGGCAGCTTTCGCTTTACCTGTATCGGCGATGGTTCGCATCGTCTATCCGTAAACGTTGAAGGCTTTGAGAAGCGTGACCTCACGCTCACCACCCCCCACGGGGGGCAGGTGGATTTCGTGTTGAAACCGGAAGCCGTTGAGAGCGAGGTCGATGTAAGCGCAGACGGCGGGCCCAGTGTCAGCGTTACGTCCGCCGGCCCTTCACAGACCCTCTCCGGCAAACGCCTGCAGTCCCTCGCCGACGACCCCGACGATCTTCTGCGCGAGTTGCAGCAGATGGCCGCGGCCGGCGGCGGCAGCCCGGGCAACTCCACCATCAGCATCGACGGCTTCCAGGGCGGCGGCGACGGCAATACCACCCTTCCGCCCAAGAGTTCCATTGCCTACATCAAGGTCAACCCCGACCTCTTCTCCGCCGAGTATCGCTCGCCGCCGTTTGGCGGCGGCCACATCGAGGTCTACACCAAGCCCGGCCTGAGCGCTTATCACGGGGCGCTCTTCGCCACCAACGGAAGCCCCTGGATGAACGCCCGCGATCCGTTTTCTACCAGTAAGGCTTCTCTCGGTAAACAGCGCTATGGCTTCGAGTTCACCGGCCCCATCTTCAGGAAGGGTAGCGACTTCAGCATGACGCTCGAACATCGCAGCATCGACAACTTCGCCGTTGTGAATGCCGTCACCATCGATGGCGCAGGCAATCAGTCCAGCATCGTTCAGAACGTTGCCGCACCGCAGCGCCTCTGGGTCGGCACCGCGCGCACGGACTGGCAGCTTGGGCCCAAAAACACCTTCATTGCCACCTTCAACTCCTATTTGAACCATCTCGAGAACGTCGGCGTCGGAGGCGCCTCGCTCGCCGAGACCGGCTATGACCAGGAGAAGTACGACCATACCCTGCGCTTCACCGACGTCACCACCATCTCCCCTAAACTCATGCACGAGGCGCGCCTGGGTATCGAGTGGGATGGCAATAACGACGCCCCGAACTCTACCGCTCCGCAGGTGCAGGTAGCCGGCGCCTTCACCGGAGGAGGCTCAACCGCCGGTCCGGTACGCGATCACGAACTGGATATCGAAGGCGACGACGACGTCATCCTCACCACCACCAATCACCTGATGAAGTTCGGCTTCCAGGCCGAGATCCTCGACGAACATCTGCGCCTCACCACGAACTTCAATGGAACCTACACCTTCGGCGGCGGCACTGTTCCGGGCCAGGCCGTAGCGCTCACCGGCCTCCAGCAATACTCACTGGCGTTGAGCGGTCAGCCCAACGGCTCGCCCACCGACTACTCCAATGTGGCCGGCAACCCCGAGGTCGATCTCGTCCAGACCCGCTTTGCCCCCTTCTTCCAGGACGACTGGAAGGTCCGCCCCAACCTGCATATCGCTTACGGCGTACGCTACTACACCCAGACCGACCCTAAGGTGGTCGATAGCCTCACGCCGCGTCTCGGCGTCGCGTGGTCTCCGGACAAGAAGTCCACCTGGACTCTGCACAGCCACGCCGGTCTCTTCGCCGACCGTTTCTTCGCCCATACCTATGCCGAGATTCTGCGCATGGACGGCGTCCAGCGCGTCACCAGCACGATCTACAACCCCACCTGCACCGGCATCTTCAACCCGGCGACGTGCAATCCCTTCAATGGCGCCACGCCCATCCATTCCATCCGCACCGTCGCTCCCAGCTTCCCCAATACCTTCTACAGCATTGAGAACATCGGCTTCACGCATACGCTGCCCCACGGCTGGAACCTCTCCGGCGACTATCACATAGCGCAGATATGGCACGCTACGCGCTCGGAGAACATCAACTCTCCGCTGAACAACTCACCCACCGGACCACGCCCCGGCGCAGCCAATCTGAATGTGCTGCAGATGCAGGGCACCGGCCGCGGCTACGGCAACGTCGAGTTTGCCGGACTGGAGCAACATTCACTCAAGCATGTGCAGCTCTTCATGGGCGCAGTCCGCGTGCAGATCATCGACGACAACGATGGCAACTCAAACAATGGAAACAGCGAATTTTCCACCCCGCAGACCACTGGCTCCAACGCCGGAGAGTACGCCCGTTCCACAGGGAACGGCCTGTGGAACGTCTTTGGCAACGCCACATTCTCGTTGCCGGAGAAGATCCAACTCAGCGGCAACTTCAATGCCTCCGGCGACGCACCCTACAACATCACCACCGGCTTCGACAACAACGGCGACGGCAACTTCAACGACCGTCCACAGTACGCCGCTCCGGGAACGCCGGGTGCCATCTCTACCCCTTATGGCCTGTTGGTGGCCTCGGGAGGCAAGGGCGTCTTCCCGCGCAACAAGGGCACGATGCCCTGGACGTTCTATCTCGATTCGAACCTGGAGCGCACCTTTACACTGACGCACAACCCGAAGGCAGAACATCAGCAGACCCTGCAGGTGAACATCCGATCGTCCAACCTGCTGAACCATACCAACGTGACGCAGGTGGGTGGAGTGCTGGGCTCCCCGCAATTCGGAGTGCCCTATGCAGCCGACAATGGCCGCCGCGTTGAAGGTGGAGTGCGGTATAGCTTTTGA
- the der gene encoding ribosome biogenesis GTPase Der gives MAPKREQKKRLGKKHRQASTRPKLGKTAPRATATTGAVSPKKRKEIAAKKAAATKAAKTPTRSPEKERHVVISPRDASGEQRGHASERQAPPRVRAIKKPLDPDAAEKREWREAEALATELTLVADRHHEPTRLPLVAICGRPNVGKSTLFNRLTQTRRSIVGDEPGITRDRIYGEVEWAGRDVRLVDTGGVIPDDEALIPAEIFRQAKVGLEEADVIIMVVDGRTELAAPDIELARLLLRGGKPIFLAVNKMDTPELEAGAENFRRLGFRNVLPISAEHAAGIGDLLDEVWAALPPEFVAEEPEEAMEGFEEEFEEDMDGGGDPLPGAQDAPDEESKPGRRLRSHGEHISRETKIAIIGRPNVGKSTLLNALTGSDRAIVSPIAGTTRDAVDEVVTREGHDFRFIDTAGIRRKGKTKLLAEKLSVIMSRKHLEAADVALLVIDAAEGVAAADANIGGYAHESGRSVIIIVNKWDLMTEVGPDGKRLLDGKPPADQKVYEQQVRDSLKYLDYAPLLFVSASESQGIEQVFKKVELVARERRKRVSTGSMNRFLDKIDFQRASVPMAKRVRIYYMTQAAVAPPTFVLFTDRDVKLHFSYERFLANEIRDTFKFIGSPIWFKVKARNKKKKEE, from the coding sequence ATGGCACCGAAACGCGAACAGAAAAAAAGATTAGGCAAGAAGCACCGGCAGGCGAGCACTCGGCCGAAGCTGGGCAAGACCGCTCCCAGGGCGACGGCGACAACCGGCGCGGTTTCGCCGAAGAAGCGCAAGGAGATTGCGGCGAAGAAGGCCGCAGCCACCAAGGCCGCGAAGACGCCGACTCGCAGTCCGGAAAAAGAACGGCACGTCGTTATCAGCCCTCGCGACGCCAGTGGCGAGCAGCGTGGCCACGCGAGCGAGAGGCAGGCACCCCCACGCGTTCGTGCGATCAAGAAGCCGCTCGATCCCGATGCCGCGGAAAAGCGCGAATGGCGTGAGGCCGAAGCCCTGGCGACGGAGCTTACGCTCGTTGCCGACAGGCATCATGAGCCCACCCGGCTGCCGTTGGTTGCGATCTGCGGCCGGCCCAACGTCGGCAAGTCGACGCTCTTCAACCGCCTCACCCAGACGCGGCGCTCCATCGTCGGCGACGAGCCGGGCATTACGCGCGACCGCATCTACGGCGAGGTCGAGTGGGCTGGGCGCGATGTGCGCCTCGTCGACACCGGCGGCGTCATCCCCGACGACGAAGCGCTCATTCCCGCCGAGATCTTCCGCCAGGCCAAGGTCGGCCTCGAAGAAGCGGACGTGATCATCATGGTCGTCGACGGACGCACGGAACTGGCCGCGCCCGACATCGAACTGGCCCGTCTTCTGCTGCGCGGCGGCAAGCCGATCTTCCTGGCCGTCAACAAGATGGATACCCCAGAACTGGAGGCCGGCGCGGAGAACTTTCGCCGCCTGGGCTTCAGGAACGTGCTGCCCATCTCCGCCGAACATGCCGCAGGCATCGGCGATCTACTCGACGAGGTATGGGCGGCGCTGCCGCCGGAGTTCGTCGCGGAAGAGCCCGAAGAGGCGATGGAAGGCTTCGAAGAAGAGTTCGAAGAGGACATGGACGGCGGCGGCGATCCTCTGCCCGGCGCACAGGACGCTCCTGACGAAGAGTCCAAACCGGGCCGCAGATTGCGTTCGCACGGCGAACACATCTCCCGCGAGACGAAGATAGCCATCATCGGTCGCCCGAACGTCGGCAAGAGCACGCTGTTGAACGCGCTCACCGGATCGGACCGCGCCATTGTCTCGCCTATCGCCGGAACGACGCGCGATGCCGTGGACGAGGTAGTCACACGAGAAGGCCATGACTTCCGCTTCATCGACACCGCAGGCATCCGGCGCAAGGGCAAGACAAAGCTGCTCGCTGAAAAGCTCAGCGTCATCATGAGCCGCAAGCATCTCGAGGCCGCCGACGTGGCGCTGCTGGTGATCGACGCCGCCGAAGGCGTTGCCGCTGCCGACGCGAACATCGGAGGCTATGCGCATGAGAGCGGACGCAGCGTCATCATCATCGTGAACAAGTGGGATCTGATGACCGAGGTCGGCCCCGACGGCAAGCGGCTGCTCGACGGCAAACCACCCGCGGACCAGAAGGTCTACGAACAGCAGGTGCGGGACTCGCTGAAGTATCTCGACTACGCACCGTTATTGTTCGTCTCGGCCTCGGAATCCCAGGGCATCGAGCAGGTCTTCAAGAAGGTAGAACTGGTAGCTCGCGAACGCCGCAAGCGCGTCTCGACCGGATCGATGAACCGCTTCCTGGACAAGATCGACTTCCAGCGGGCGTCGGTTCCCATGGCAAAGCGCGTCAGGATCTATTACATGACGCAGGCCGCGGTGGCACCGCCCACATTCGTGCTCTTCACCGATCGAGATGTGAAGCTGCACTTCAGCTACGAGCGCTTCCTCGCCAACGAGATTCGCGACACCTTCAAGTTCATCGGGTCGCCGATCTGGTTCAAAGTGAAGGCGAGGAATAAGAAGAAAAAAGAAGAGTAG
- a CDS encoding Gfo/Idh/MocA family protein, protein MKLSFVRCALLVLVTTFLSQAVHAQAAPVRVAIVGLVHGHAQGLFGPLSKDKNVQLVGIAEPNTAVAAQYEKEFHLDHALFYTDTEAMLNAVHPQAVLVYTTILDHRKVIELAARHGVSSMVEKPLATTVADALAIRKAAAEHHVQVLVNYETTWYASNQEAYNEVVSGKLGDVRKVVIHDGHFGPKEIGVGPEWLPWLTDPVQNGAGALFDFGCYGADLMTQMMHGKAPLSVTAVAQTDKPDIYPKVDDDATIILRYPRAQAVLMPSWNWPFSRKDMEVYGATGYAITVASDEMRVRYAHEQKESTMTAPPLTPERQNSMDYLAAVLRGEIKPDGDLSALDTNMIVVQILDAARESAKTGRTVTLQPLPN, encoded by the coding sequence GTGAAGCTTTCGTTCGTCCGTTGCGCACTCCTCGTCCTTGTAACAACATTCCTCTCCCAGGCAGTCCACGCACAGGCTGCTCCTGTGCGAGTTGCCATCGTCGGCCTGGTGCATGGTCATGCGCAGGGCTTGTTTGGCCCGCTGTCCAAGGACAAGAACGTTCAACTCGTAGGCATCGCCGAACCCAACACCGCCGTTGCGGCTCAGTACGAAAAAGAGTTTCACCTGGACCACGCCCTCTTCTATACCGATACCGAGGCCATGCTTAACGCCGTGCATCCGCAGGCCGTGCTGGTGTACACAACGATCCTCGACCATCGCAAGGTGATTGAACTGGCCGCGCGCCACGGTGTCAGCTCGATGGTGGAGAAGCCGCTCGCCACCACGGTGGCCGATGCGCTCGCCATTCGCAAGGCTGCGGCCGAGCACCATGTGCAGGTGCTGGTGAACTATGAGACGACCTGGTACGCCAGCAACCAGGAGGCTTACAACGAAGTGGTCTCAGGCAAGCTGGGCGACGTGCGCAAGGTCGTCATCCATGATGGGCACTTTGGGCCGAAGGAGATCGGCGTCGGTCCGGAGTGGCTGCCGTGGCTTACCGATCCGGTCCAGAACGGTGCGGGAGCCCTGTTCGACTTCGGCTGCTACGGCGCGGACCTGATGACGCAGATGATGCACGGCAAGGCCCCGCTCAGCGTCACCGCCGTGGCCCAGACCGACAAGCCTGATATCTATCCGAAGGTCGACGACGATGCGACGATCATTCTGCGTTACCCCCGCGCGCAGGCTGTGCTGATGCCCTCGTGGAATTGGCCCTTCAGCCGCAAGGACATGGAGGTCTATGGAGCGACCGGTTATGCCATCACGGTAGCCTCCGACGAGATGCGCGTCCGCTATGCGCATGAGCAGAAAGAGTCGACGATGACGGCTCCCCCGCTTACGCCGGAGCGGCAGAACTCGATGGACTATCTGGCTGCGGTGTTGCGCGGAGAGATCAAGCCGGATGGAGATCTTTCGGCGCTCGACACCAACATGATCGTGGTGCAGATTCTCGACGCGGCCCGCGAGTCGGCGAAAACCGGACGCACGGTGACGCTGCAGCCGTTGCCGAACTGA
- a CDS encoding BrnT family toxin → MKPPRQIFEFDAAKAASNLEKHGVSFAEAMTVFDDALSSTLPDDQRSNDELRFITVGMSSRQRLLFVVYTDTVSSIRIIGARLATATERKQYEET, encoded by the coding sequence ATGAAACCTCCCCGGCAGATATTCGAGTTCGACGCGGCCAAAGCGGCCAGCAACCTGGAGAAGCATGGTGTTTCATTTGCAGAAGCAATGACGGTTTTCGACGATGCGCTCTCCTCCACACTTCCAGATGATCAACGCTCGAACGACGAACTCCGCTTCATCACGGTTGGAATGTCTTCGCGGCAACGTCTGCTTTTTGTCGTTTACACTGACACTGTCTCCAGCATCCGTATCATCGGGGCTCGTCTTGCCACTGCAACGGAGAGAAAACAGTATGAAGAAACGTGA
- a CDS encoding LytR/AlgR family response regulator transcription factor has translation MASPLTALIIDDEPLARQELQYLLEAAGEVSVLAQGSNGIEAVSLIRTHKPDVIFLDVRMPGLDGFAVLKKVLALDRKFHMPQVVFATAFDQYAVKAFEVNAVDYLLKPFDAKRVVKTLEKVRARLASDGPSSEAVASQSSNGAEFGSDAAAKLDALLRMVEEQAAQASGLSAQGAHNLAKSGKVVVRAQNRLLLADQKDVCFAAIEDGRISVVTKTVEGDSNCRTLEELMDQLDPEQFWRAHRSFVVNIQHIREVVPWFKSSYQLRMDDRKQTEIPVSRSQTKRLRELFNL, from the coding sequence ATGGCAAGTCCGCTCACCGCCCTGATCATCGACGACGAACCGCTGGCCCGGCAGGAGCTGCAATATCTGCTGGAGGCCGCGGGCGAGGTCTCGGTGCTGGCCCAGGGAAGCAACGGCATCGAAGCCGTGAGCCTTATCCGGACGCATAAACCTGATGTGATCTTCCTCGATGTCCGCATGCCGGGGCTCGACGGCTTTGCCGTGCTCAAGAAGGTGCTGGCGCTCGACCGCAAGTTCCACATGCCGCAGGTCGTCTTTGCGACAGCGTTCGACCAGTACGCGGTAAAGGCGTTCGAGGTGAACGCGGTCGACTACCTGCTGAAACCCTTCGACGCCAAACGCGTGGTGAAGACGCTGGAGAAGGTGCGCGCGCGCCTGGCATCCGATGGGCCGAGCAGTGAGGCAGTGGCCTCCCAGAGTAGCAATGGCGCTGAGTTCGGCTCGGATGCAGCAGCCAAGCTGGATGCCCTGCTGCGCATGGTGGAGGAGCAGGCGGCACAGGCTTCGGGACTCTCCGCACAGGGAGCGCACAATTTGGCGAAATCGGGCAAGGTGGTGGTGAGGGCACAGAACCGTCTGCTGCTCGCCGATCAGAAGGATGTGTGCTTCGCTGCGATCGAGGACGGCAGGATCTCGGTGGTGACCAAAACGGTGGAGGGCGATTCGAACTGCCGAACGCTCGAAGAGTTGATGGATCAGCTTGACCCGGAACAGTTCTGGCGCGCGCACCGGTCGTTCGTGGTGAACATCCAGCACATCCGCGAGGTCGTGCCGTGGTTCAAGTCGTCGTATCAACTCCGTATGGACGACCGCAAGCAGACCGAGATCCCGGTGAGCCGCTCGCAGACCAAGCGGTTGCGGGAGCTGTTCAACTTGTAG
- a CDS encoding zinc ribbon domain-containing protein yields the protein MTQWVTSQQGDSSSSGDQELMMIPRWSMVLAIALFVGMQYIFHEVMPHHKHELLPMRLMAGYWWGALVASYALLLGYVSRDVKRRGMSAGLWMLVCVVLPGGIGSVVYFMLRQPILSRCPHCATAMEGSYHFCPQCQFQMAPVCGVCHRGVKITDVYCTQCGHDLAEDSVPARLRSYSD from the coding sequence ATGACCCAGTGGGTGACATCACAACAGGGCGACTCCTCCTCGAGCGGGGACCAGGAATTGATGATGATCCCGCGGTGGTCGATGGTGCTTGCCATCGCCCTGTTTGTGGGAATGCAGTACATCTTCCACGAGGTCATGCCGCACCACAAGCATGAGCTCCTGCCGATGCGCCTGATGGCGGGTTACTGGTGGGGTGCACTGGTCGCCAGCTATGCCCTGCTGCTCGGCTATGTGAGCCGCGACGTCAAGCGCCGCGGCATGTCCGCGGGCCTGTGGATGCTGGTGTGCGTGGTTCTGCCCGGCGGCATCGGTTCGGTGGTGTACTTCATGCTGCGGCAGCCGATCCTGTCGCGCTGCCCGCACTGCGCCACGGCGATGGAGGGCAGCTATCACTTCTGCCCGCAGTGCCAGTTCCAGATGGCCCCGGTGTGCGGGGTGTGCCATCGCGGAGTGAAGATCACCGATGTCTACTGCACGCAGTGCGGACACGACCTGGCCGAGGATTCCGTTCCGGCGCGGTTGAGGTCGTATAGCGACTAG
- a CDS encoding RNA polymerase sigma factor has product MVLTVEAAKQVERENAAIARGLKRQDPELLDQLIETYQHRLMRYLMFLTGKREVAEDLFQEVWIRVLRRGAQYNGKARFDTWIFTIARNLVIDLSRKRTMASLDEMRDGGEDERPFEIVQEGPSPLEQFQYRENAAELATVMLTLEPSYREVLTLRFHEEMSLEEIATVTHAPLSTVKSRLYRGLASLKPQLLSLRAERHAAEARALEVKA; this is encoded by the coding sequence GTGGTCTTGACGGTCGAAGCGGCGAAGCAGGTGGAGCGTGAAAACGCCGCCATTGCGCGCGGGCTCAAGCGCCAGGACCCCGAGCTTCTCGACCAGCTCATCGAGACCTACCAGCACCGCCTGATGCGCTACCTGATGTTCCTTACAGGCAAGCGCGAGGTCGCCGAAGACCTCTTCCAGGAGGTCTGGATCCGTGTGCTGAGGCGCGGCGCGCAGTACAACGGCAAGGCCCGCTTCGATACCTGGATCTTCACCATAGCGCGCAATCTGGTCATCGATCTGTCGCGCAAGCGCACCATGGCCAGCCTGGACGAGATGCGGGACGGCGGCGAAGACGAGCGTCCCTTTGAGATCGTGCAGGAAGGGCCATCGCCCCTGGAGCAGTTCCAGTACCGTGAGAATGCAGCCGAACTTGCGACCGTGATGCTGACGCTCGAGCCCAGCTACCGCGAAGTTCTGACACTGCGCTTTCATGAGGAGATGTCTCTCGAAGAGATCGCTACAGTAACGCATGCACCGCTTTCGACGGTGAAGTCGCGTCTGTATCGTGGTTTGGCCTCGCTTAAGCCGCAACTGCTCAGTCTCCGCGCCGAACGCCATGCGGCCGAGGCCAGGGCATTGGAGGTGAAGGCGTGA
- a CDS encoding alpha/beta hydrolase has product MQAQQNSEIPSIGSFSRVDGVQYAQGKSAPLLADLLLPKSTALAPAIIFIHGGGWIGGTRDWPDVLMKPFPEHGYVAMYIDYDLSPGARFPTALGECKAAVRWLRAHAAQYHVDPNRIAVAGVSAGGELAALVALTAGDQRYEGIGEFREFSSSVKAAILYSSDLDLTTFSEKDESINAYLGGSCLEQHTLCLQASPQFNLSGKLPPIFIGHGNADKDVPYSQFVNFVAAYKQAHGPITTFIAEQGPHSYVKQPQWFQANMDATFLFLQKNL; this is encoded by the coding sequence ATGCAAGCACAGCAGAATTCCGAGATCCCCTCTATAGGGAGCTTTTCGCGTGTGGACGGGGTCCAGTATGCACAAGGTAAGTCCGCCCCTCTGCTTGCCGACCTCCTCCTTCCGAAGAGCACTGCCCTAGCTCCGGCCATCATCTTTATCCATGGAGGGGGCTGGATAGGAGGGACCCGAGACTGGCCAGACGTGCTCATGAAGCCTTTCCCGGAGCACGGTTATGTTGCAATGTATATTGACTACGACCTGAGCCCTGGAGCCCGATTCCCCACTGCACTTGGTGAGTGCAAAGCAGCCGTGCGGTGGCTTCGTGCGCATGCAGCGCAGTACCACGTCGATCCAAATCGTATTGCCGTGGCAGGAGTCTCTGCCGGAGGCGAACTGGCAGCGCTAGTTGCCTTAACAGCAGGCGACCAGCGCTACGAGGGAATAGGTGAGTTCCGGGAGTTCAGCTCAAGCGTAAAGGCAGCGATCCTCTACAGCTCGGACCTGGACCTTACGACATTCTCTGAGAAAGACGAGTCGATCAACGCTTACCTCGGCGGCTCCTGCCTGGAACAGCACACTCTTTGCTTGCAGGCTTCTCCGCAGTTCAACTTGAGCGGTAAGCTCCCACCGATATTCATCGGGCATGGAAATGCCGACAAAGACGTTCCCTACTCGCAGTTCGTCAACTTTGTAGCCGCCTACAAGCAGGCGCATGGACCTATCACCACTTTCATCGCAGAACAGGGACCTCACTCCTATGTGAAGCAGCCCCAGTGGTTCCAGGCGAATATGGACGCCACGTTCCTCTTCCTTCAGAAAAACCTATAG
- a CDS encoding PadR family transcriptional regulator: MDHTVSLGEFEQLILLAVLRLGNDAYGVSIRNEILVCTRREVSPGALYTTLDRLERKGMVASTTGKPTPERGGRAKRFYKATPSGTRQLATAQRAFQQMLNGLELIGEHHG, from the coding sequence ATGGATCACACCGTCTCCCTTGGCGAATTCGAGCAACTCATTCTTCTCGCCGTCCTCCGCCTCGGAAACGACGCCTATGGCGTTAGTATCCGCAACGAAATCCTCGTTTGCACCCGCCGCGAAGTCTCTCCCGGAGCGCTCTACACCACGCTCGACCGCCTCGAGCGCAAAGGGATGGTCGCCTCGACCACAGGTAAGCCGACCCCCGAACGCGGCGGCCGCGCCAAACGCTTCTACAAGGCCACCCCCTCCGGCACGCGGCAACTCGCTACCGCGCAGCGCGCATTTCAACAGATGCTAAACGGCCTCGAACTCATCGGAGAACATCATGGATAA
- a CDS encoding protein kinase domain-containing protein, with translation MQLWTDYEGVTIDGVFPLKKLLMPEGRSAFYTTAGLTGEPTVLRLIECHFDEEEILARWRCVEALNHPNFLKFERFGQTELDGRPVVYAVLEKVDTNLAEVLDQGHLTVKDVAQLASSLVAALDVLHTHGFIHEHIKPSNIFALGNAVKLRSDCIREAPEGEEGRVAKQRDVRDLATVLLQALTQRKSVEGIPDSALPPPFGQIVRNGLDGTWGLENIRTVLERQFGSNQPAAQPTAPKSENAVPAATAVAEQKAPGTAGAAARQSVLPEAQLPLPLLKEDRNAGSARATTRKDAWDPKATQSDDKNFSLRSPWLGAGIVAILLLLSLWGLAHHRNKAQQAATVSQPAVSQPTAQSAEQTAASPAPKPVTADLPPASLPESAGSRADWRVITFTYNRRTDAEKKVSDLAHSHPELEPEVFTPSGHAPFLVSIGKSMDRDAAYALARHSRSLGLPHDTYAQNYSR, from the coding sequence ATGCAGCTATGGACCGACTATGAAGGCGTCACGATAGACGGCGTTTTCCCCTTGAAAAAACTGCTGATGCCCGAGGGCCGCAGCGCGTTCTACACCACCGCCGGGCTCACCGGCGAGCCAACCGTGCTGCGCCTCATCGAGTGCCACTTCGATGAGGAGGAGATTCTTGCCCGTTGGCGCTGCGTGGAGGCGTTGAACCATCCAAACTTCCTCAAGTTCGAGCGCTTCGGCCAGACCGAGCTCGATGGCCGCCCGGTCGTCTATGCCGTTTTGGAGAAGGTGGACACGAATCTTGCCGAGGTCCTCGACCAGGGCCACCTGACGGTCAAGGATGTGGCGCAGCTGGCATCCAGTCTGGTGGCAGCGCTCGATGTGCTGCACACCCATGGCTTCATTCACGAGCACATCAAGCCGAGCAATATCTTTGCCTTGGGCAACGCAGTCAAACTACGCAGCGACTGCATCCGCGAAGCGCCGGAGGGAGAGGAAGGCCGCGTCGCGAAGCAGCGCGACGTGCGCGATCTCGCAACCGTGCTCCTCCAGGCACTGACTCAACGGAAGTCGGTCGAGGGCATTCCCGATTCCGCCCTGCCTCCGCCGTTCGGCCAGATCGTCCGCAACGGACTCGATGGCACATGGGGGCTGGAGAACATAAGGACCGTTCTCGAACGCCAGTTTGGTTCGAATCAACCTGCAGCCCAGCCTACAGCCCCGAAATCGGAGAATGCGGTTCCGGCAGCGACAGCCGTGGCCGAGCAGAAGGCTCCAGGTACCGCGGGTGCTGCCGCCAGGCAGTCCGTGCTGCCAGAGGCACAGCTTCCTCTCCCTCTCCTCAAGGAGGACCGGAACGCTGGATCGGCCCGCGCAACCACCCGCAAAGATGCATGGGACCCCAAAGCTACTCAGAGCGACGATAAGAACTTCTCGCTGCGCTCCCCCTGGCTCGGCGCCGGCATTGTTGCTATCCTCCTGCTTCTTTCCTTATGGGGACTGGCACACCATCGGAACAAAGCCCAGCAGGCTGCTACCGTTTCGCAACCAGCCGTTTCGCAGCCAACTGCACAATCAGCGGAACAGACCGCAGCCAGCCCTGCTCCCAAGCCAGTCACGGCGGATTTGCCGCCCGCGAGCCTCCCCGAATCAGCTGGCTCCCGCGCCGATTGGCGCGTGATCACCTTCACCTACAACCGCAGGACAGACGCGGAAAAGAAGGTCTCCGACTTGGCACATAGCCATCCTGAACTGGAGCCGGAGGTCTTTACCCCCAGCGGGCATGCTCCATTCCTGGTTTCCATCGGCAAGAGCATGGACCGGGACGCCGCCTACGCCCTTGCCCGCCACTCTCGTTCCCTGGGGCTACCGCACGACACGTACGCGCAGAACTACAGCCGCTAA